From Streptomyces sp. NBC_01460, a single genomic window includes:
- a CDS encoding septum formation family protein: MFSGVTSRPARHMSAAVALLAIGAVGCADVIDSAKDGAKKVVRQRSVFSLDPGDCYNPNAGVGDGEEVSVEVVPCTEAHKGQVVGEFSVDEKSEYPGDAELSKLADTGCPPETQKFVSDPWAVPEGVGLFIYYPTKESWATGDRAVSCTYAKESGTFAGSLKNTSLDADQRAYLKGADAVYQAFWNNQPEAEQIDKDLPGYKKQAKAVSKALDAHLASLKSVDQPETVKLRTQLGETAEAWKDAASAGSIDDFYIAYDMAFTGIDPQKTVAARKELKLTTTVPADDAEVWAS, encoded by the coding sequence ATGTTTTCCGGTGTCACGTCCCGCCCCGCACGCCACATGTCCGCAGCCGTAGCCCTTCTCGCGATCGGCGCGGTGGGCTGCGCCGATGTCATCGACAGCGCCAAGGACGGCGCCAAGAAGGTCGTACGTCAGCGGTCGGTCTTCTCGCTCGACCCGGGCGACTGCTACAACCCGAACGCCGGGGTCGGCGACGGCGAGGAGGTCAGCGTCGAGGTCGTGCCGTGCACGGAGGCGCACAAGGGCCAGGTCGTCGGCGAGTTCTCCGTCGACGAGAAGTCGGAGTACCCGGGCGACGCGGAGCTTTCGAAGCTCGCCGACACGGGTTGTCCTCCGGAGACGCAGAAGTTCGTCTCCGACCCCTGGGCGGTCCCCGAAGGGGTCGGCCTCTTCATCTACTACCCCACCAAGGAGAGCTGGGCGACCGGCGACCGGGCCGTGAGCTGCACGTACGCCAAGGAGTCGGGCACGTTCGCCGGCTCCCTCAAGAACACGTCGCTCGATGCCGACCAGCGCGCCTATCTGAAGGGCGCGGACGCCGTCTACCAGGCGTTCTGGAACAACCAGCCCGAGGCCGAGCAGATCGACAAGGACCTGCCCGGCTACAAGAAGCAGGCCAAGGCCGTCTCCAAGGCGCTGGACGCACACCTGGCGTCCCTGAAGAGCGTGGACCAGCCGGAGACCGTCAAGCTCCGCACCCAGCTCGGGGAGACCGCCGAGGCGTGGAAGGACGCCGCCTCCGCCGGCAGCATCGACGACTTCTACATCGCTTACGACATGGCGTTCACCGGCATCGACCCCCAGAAGACGGTCGCCGCCCGCAAGGAGCTGAAGCTCACCACCACCGTCCCGGCCGACGACGCCGAGGTCTGGGCGAGCTGA
- a CDS encoding aldo/keto reductase yields the protein MRYRELGRSGLRVSEIGYGAWGIGESSWVGATEDESVKALNRAVDLGVNLIDTARGYGESERIVGRVVRERAGDEVLVATKVPPRNRTWPAPDGVDPDDAFPGEHIRTSLETSLRASGLDHFDVLQFHVWNDEWIGRGDWLETVADLKQEGKIRLFGVSVNDHQPETALALVRSGAVDTVQVIYNVFDQAPADAFLPACEEHGVGVIVRVALDEGGLTGRITAGTTFPEGDWRNRYFRGDRPAEVERRVAAIVADLGIAPDEIAENALRFVLSSPAVSTVIPGMRSVRNVERNTAVSDGRTLTPDQLAVLGKHRWQRNFYS from the coding sequence GTGCGATATCGCGAGCTGGGGCGTAGTGGACTGCGGGTGTCCGAGATCGGATACGGCGCCTGGGGCATCGGCGAGTCCAGTTGGGTCGGGGCCACCGAGGACGAGTCCGTAAAGGCCTTGAACCGGGCGGTCGACCTCGGGGTGAACCTCATCGACACGGCACGGGGCTACGGCGAGAGCGAGCGCATCGTCGGCCGGGTCGTCCGCGAGCGGGCCGGCGACGAGGTGCTGGTCGCGACCAAGGTGCCCCCGAGGAACAGGACATGGCCGGCGCCCGACGGGGTGGACCCGGACGACGCGTTCCCCGGCGAACACATCCGTACGAGCCTGGAGACCAGCCTCCGTGCTTCCGGCCTCGACCACTTCGACGTACTGCAGTTCCACGTCTGGAACGACGAGTGGATCGGCCGCGGGGACTGGCTGGAGACGGTCGCGGACCTGAAGCAGGAGGGCAAGATCCGCCTGTTCGGTGTCTCCGTCAACGATCACCAGCCCGAGACCGCACTCGCGCTCGTGCGCAGCGGGGCCGTCGACACCGTGCAGGTCATCTACAACGTGTTCGACCAGGCACCCGCCGACGCGTTCCTGCCTGCCTGCGAGGAGCACGGCGTCGGCGTCATCGTGCGAGTGGCGTTGGACGAGGGCGGCCTCACCGGTCGCATCACCGCCGGCACGACGTTCCCGGAGGGGGACTGGCGCAACCGCTACTTCCGCGGCGACCGCCCGGCGGAGGTGGAGCGGAGGGTTGCCGCGATCGTCGCCGATCTGGGTATCGCTCCCGACGAGATCGCCGAGAACGCGCTGCGGTTCGTGCTGAGTTCGCCCGCGGTCTCCACCGTGATCCCGGGCATGCGATCGGTGCGCAACGTCGAGCGGAACACGGCAGTCAGCGACGGCCGCACGCTCACGCCGGACCAGCTGGCGGTCCTGGGCAAACACCGGTGGCAGCGCAACTTCTATTCCTGA
- the rbsD gene encoding D-ribose pyranase: protein MKKSGILNRHLAGALAGLGHGDGVLICDVGMPIPSGPRVVDLAFRAGVPSFAEVVDGLLDELVVEGATAAEEIREANPEADRLLTARLPGLTHVPHERLKELTASARLVVRTGEARPYANVLLRCGVFF from the coding sequence GTGAAGAAGTCAGGCATCCTGAACCGCCACCTCGCGGGAGCGCTGGCCGGACTCGGCCACGGCGACGGCGTCCTGATATGCGACGTGGGTATGCCCATCCCGTCGGGGCCGCGCGTCGTCGATCTCGCCTTCCGGGCCGGGGTCCCGTCGTTCGCGGAGGTCGTGGACGGGCTCCTGGACGAGCTGGTCGTGGAGGGCGCGACGGCGGCCGAGGAGATCCGGGAGGCCAACCCCGAGGCCGACCGCCTCCTGACCGCCCGTCTCCCGGGCCTGACCCACGTCCCCCATGAGCGGCTGAAGGAACTCACCGCGTCCGCCCGCCTGGTGGTCCGCACGGGGGAGGCGCGGCCGTACGCGAACGTGCTGCTGAGGTGCGGCGTCTTCTTCTGA
- a CDS encoding ABC transporter permease/substrate-binding protein, with product MATDTHPSKAGAGGAGHTLRRLLLDNGALSALVVLLVAMSLLSGDFLTTQNLLNVGVQAAVTAILAFGVTFVIVSAGIDLSVGSVAALSATVLAWSATSAGVPVWLAVVLAVATGIACGFVSGALVAYGKLPSFIATLAMLSVARGLSLVISQGRPIPFPDSVSVLGDTLGGWLPVPVLVMIAMGLIAALVLARTYIGRSMYAIGGNEEAARLSGLRVKKQKLAIYALSGLFAAVAGIVLASRLVSAQPQAAQGYELDAIAAVVIGGASLAGGVGKASGTLIGALILAVLRNGLNLLSVSAFWQQVVIGVVIALAVLLDTLRRKAGSGAASAGGSSAAPGAPGKGRKGAMQVGIAVVCVAAVIAAVTFFKSGSTGTTTKVGMSLSTLNNPFFVQMKEGAQEEAKKAGVDLTVTDAQNDASQQANQLENFTSSGVDSVIVNPVDSDAVGPVVRGANEADIPVVAADRGVNKAETATLVASDNVAGGKLAAKTLADRLGGKGSIIVLQGTAGTSASRERGAGFAAGIKAYPGIKVVATQPADFDRTKGLDVMTNLLQSHPGIKGVFAENDEMALGAVKALGSKAGKSVPVVGFDGTPDGLKAVEAGTLYASVAQQPAELGKIAVRNAIRAADGKKVDSTVKVPVKVVTRQNVADFS from the coding sequence GTGGCCACTGACACGCATCCGAGCAAGGCGGGCGCGGGCGGCGCCGGACACACCCTCCGCCGGCTCCTGCTCGACAACGGCGCCCTCAGCGCCCTGGTCGTCCTCCTGGTGGCGATGTCGCTGCTCTCCGGCGACTTCCTCACCACCCAGAACCTCCTCAACGTCGGTGTCCAGGCCGCCGTGACCGCGATCCTCGCGTTCGGCGTCACCTTCGTCATCGTCTCCGCGGGCATCGACCTCTCCGTCGGCTCCGTCGCCGCACTCTCCGCGACCGTCCTGGCCTGGTCCGCGACCTCCGCCGGTGTGCCCGTCTGGCTGGCGGTCGTCCTCGCCGTCGCGACCGGCATCGCCTGCGGCTTCGTCAGCGGCGCCCTCGTCGCGTACGGCAAGCTGCCCTCCTTCATCGCGACCCTGGCGATGCTCTCGGTGGCGCGAGGGCTGTCCCTGGTCATCTCCCAGGGCAGGCCGATCCCCTTCCCCGACTCGGTCTCCGTCCTCGGCGACACGCTCGGCGGCTGGCTGCCCGTCCCGGTCCTCGTGATGATCGCCATGGGCCTGATAGCGGCACTCGTCCTGGCCCGCACCTACATCGGCCGGTCCATGTACGCGATCGGCGGCAACGAGGAGGCGGCCCGGCTCTCCGGACTGCGCGTCAAGAAGCAGAAGCTGGCCATCTACGCCCTGTCCGGCCTCTTCGCGGCCGTCGCCGGCATCGTCCTCGCCTCCCGCCTGGTCTCCGCGCAGCCGCAGGCCGCGCAGGGGTACGAGCTCGACGCGATCGCCGCGGTCGTCATCGGCGGCGCCAGCCTCGCGGGCGGCGTCGGCAAGGCGTCCGGCACCCTGATCGGCGCGCTGATCCTCGCCGTGCTGCGCAACGGCCTCAACCTCCTGTCAGTGTCAGCCTTCTGGCAGCAGGTCGTCATCGGTGTCGTCATCGCCCTCGCGGTGCTGCTGGACACGCTGCGCCGCAAGGCGGGATCCGGTGCCGCGTCCGCCGGCGGCTCGTCCGCGGCGCCCGGCGCCCCGGGGAAGGGCCGGAAGGGAGCGATGCAGGTCGGCATCGCGGTGGTCTGCGTGGCCGCCGTGATCGCCGCGGTGACCTTCTTCAAGTCCGGTTCCACCGGCACCACCACCAAGGTGGGCATGTCGCTCTCCACCCTGAACAACCCCTTCTTCGTCCAGATGAAGGAAGGCGCGCAGGAGGAGGCGAAGAAGGCGGGGGTGGACCTCACCGTCACCGACGCCCAGAACGACGCCTCGCAGCAGGCCAACCAGCTGGAGAACTTCACCAGTTCGGGCGTGGACTCCGTCATCGTCAACCCGGTCGACTCCGACGCCGTCGGACCCGTCGTGCGCGGTGCCAACGAGGCCGACATCCCGGTGGTCGCCGCCGACCGCGGCGTCAACAAGGCCGAGACCGCCACGCTCGTCGCCTCCGACAACGTCGCGGGCGGCAAGCTCGCGGCGAAGACGCTCGCCGACCGCCTCGGGGGCAAGGGCAGCATCATCGTCCTCCAGGGCACGGCGGGCACCTCGGCCAGCCGTGAGCGCGGAGCGGGCTTCGCCGCAGGCATCAAGGCCTACCCGGGCATCAAGGTCGTGGCGACCCAGCCGGCCGACTTCGACCGCACCAAGGGCCTGGACGTCATGACCAACCTCCTCCAGTCGCACCCCGGCATCAAGGGTGTCTTCGCCGAGAACGACGAGATGGCGCTCGGCGCGGTCAAGGCCCTGGGCAGCAAGGCCGGGAAGTCCGTCCCGGTGGTCGGCTTCGACGGAACCCCCGACGGCCTGAAGGCGGTCGAGGCGGGCACTCTCTACGCGTCCGTGGCCCAGCAGCCCGCGGAGCTCGGGAAGATCGCCGTGCGGAACGCGATCCGGGCGGCCGACGGCAAGAAGGTCGACAGCACGGTGAAGGTACCGGTCAAGGTCGTCACCCGGCAGAACGTCGCCGACTTCTCCTGA
- a CDS encoding ribokinase has translation MYGNDDPGPSEAPRYDLLVVGSANADLVVGVDRRPGPGETVLGSDLVVHPGGKGANQAVAAARLGARTALLARVGDDAHGRLLRASQEEAGVDTGGVLVGGAPTGVALITVDPSGDNSIVVSPGANARLTPEDIRAAGPLFASARVVSVQLEIPPATVAETARALGPGARLVLNPSPPAPLPDAVLAACDPLVVNEHEARFILGERAGSTPESWARALTALGPRSVVITLGAEGALVSDTRAGEPVRVPSPRVEAVDTTGAGDAFTAALAWRLGLGEDLTEAAAFAVRVGAAAVTKQGAQASFPTAEEVSAL, from the coding sequence ATGTACGGGAACGATGACCCCGGGCCCTCCGAGGCCCCCCGGTACGACCTGCTGGTCGTCGGCTCGGCCAACGCCGACCTGGTCGTCGGTGTCGACCGCCGCCCCGGGCCGGGGGAGACGGTGCTCGGCTCCGACCTCGTCGTCCACCCCGGCGGCAAGGGCGCCAACCAGGCGGTGGCCGCCGCCCGCCTCGGCGCCCGGACGGCGCTGCTGGCCCGGGTCGGTGACGACGCCCACGGACGCCTGCTGCGCGCCTCGCAGGAGGAGGCCGGCGTCGACACCGGCGGGGTCCTCGTCGGAGGCGCGCCCACCGGTGTCGCTCTCATCACCGTCGACCCCTCGGGCGACAACAGCATCGTCGTGTCCCCGGGCGCCAACGCCCGGCTGACCCCCGAGGACATCAGGGCCGCGGGGCCCCTGTTCGCCTCGGCCCGCGTCGTCTCCGTACAGCTGGAGATCCCGCCGGCCACCGTCGCGGAGACGGCGCGCGCCCTCGGCCCCGGGGCGCGCCTGGTCCTCAACCCGTCGCCGCCCGCGCCGCTCCCCGACGCCGTGCTGGCCGCCTGCGACCCGCTGGTGGTCAACGAGCACGAGGCACGCTTCATCCTGGGGGAGCGCGCGGGCAGCACCCCTGAGTCCTGGGCACGGGCGCTCACCGCCCTCGGCCCGCGTTCGGTGGTGATCACCCTGGGTGCGGAAGGCGCGCTGGTCTCCGACACCCGTGCCGGCGAGCCCGTCCGCGTACCGAGCCCCCGGGTCGAGGCCGTGGACACGACGGGCGCCGGGGACGCGTTCACCGCCGCCCTCGCCTGGCGGCTCGGCCTGGGCGAGGACCTCACCGAGGCCGCCGCCTTCGCCGTTCGGGTCGGTGCGGCAGCCGTCACCAAGCAGGGCGCGCAGGCGTCCTTCCCGACCGCGGAAGAGGTCTCGGCACTGTGA
- a CDS encoding LacI family DNA-binding transcriptional regulator has protein sequence MASIKDVAAQAGVSVATVSRVLNSHPSVSPDARRRVLAAVEALGYRPNAVARSLRTDQTRTLGLVISDVLNPYFTALARSVEEEARALGYSVIIGNADERTEQQDDHVRTLLDRRIDGLLVSPADGESSLLRDVARAGTPMVFVDRWVPGVDVPVVRADGHRAIQDLVAHLYALGHRRLAIIAGPAATTTGNERVEAFREAMRAHGLALPDAYIGQGDFQADSGRRATEHFLSLPDPPEIVFAADNLMALGALDAIRARGLRVPEDIGIAAFDDIPWFVHTGPPITAIAQPTGELGRAAVRALVDIVEGRPPQSVTLPAGLVVRSSCGESTPNPGATSE, from the coding sequence ATGGCGAGCATCAAGGATGTCGCGGCCCAGGCAGGAGTCTCTGTCGCCACGGTCTCCCGCGTCCTCAACAGCCATCCCTCCGTCAGCCCGGACGCGCGTAGACGCGTCCTCGCCGCCGTCGAGGCCCTCGGCTACCGGCCCAACGCGGTGGCCCGCTCACTGCGCACCGACCAGACCCGCACGCTCGGGCTCGTCATCAGCGACGTGCTCAACCCGTACTTCACCGCACTGGCCCGCTCCGTGGAGGAGGAGGCCCGCGCCCTCGGCTACAGCGTGATCATCGGCAACGCCGACGAGCGGACCGAGCAGCAGGACGACCACGTCCGTACGCTCCTGGACCGCCGGATCGACGGACTGCTGGTCTCGCCCGCCGACGGCGAGTCCTCCCTGCTCCGGGACGTCGCCCGCGCCGGCACCCCGATGGTCTTCGTGGACCGCTGGGTGCCCGGGGTGGACGTCCCCGTCGTCCGCGCGGACGGTCACCGCGCCATCCAGGACCTCGTCGCCCACCTGTACGCGCTCGGTCACCGCAGGCTCGCCATCATCGCGGGCCCGGCGGCCACGACCACCGGCAACGAGCGTGTCGAGGCCTTCCGGGAAGCGATGCGCGCCCACGGGCTCGCCCTGCCCGACGCCTACATCGGGCAGGGCGACTTCCAAGCCGACAGCGGCCGGCGCGCGACCGAGCACTTCCTGTCGCTCCCCGACCCGCCCGAGATCGTCTTCGCCGCCGACAACCTCATGGCGCTCGGCGCCCTGGACGCCATCCGCGCACGCGGCCTGCGCGTCCCCGAGGACATCGGGATCGCGGCCTTCGACGACATCCCGTGGTTCGTCCACACCGGTCCGCCGATCACCGCGATCGCCCAGCCGACCGGCGAGCTCGGCCGCGCGGCCGTACGGGCCCTGGTCGACATCGTCGAGGGCCGCCCCCCGCAGTCCGTCACCCTGCCCGCCGGTCTCGTCGTACGCAGCTCCTGCGGCGAGAGCACCCCCAACCCGGGAGCAACGAGTGAGTGA
- a CDS encoding N-formylglutamate amidohydrolase gives MSTDPSPFQLVPGAPGSPVVLHVPHSSRTIPERVRHGIVLDDEALEAELDHITDSHTAELAAGASAACAVTPWRFVNGLSRLVVDPERFPDDREEMLAAGMGAVYTRTTHRARLRPPGTDPQPLLDRYFHPYAAAMTAAVDERIAATGRAVVIDVHSYPSAALPYELHGTGPRPPVCLGTDGFHTPPGLLARAEAAFAGFGGTGLDSPFPGTYVPLEHYGTDRRVSALMIEIRRDLYMAEPGGPAGPGLEALASALAGLVDGLADS, from the coding sequence GTGAGCACCGACCCCTCCCCCTTCCAGCTCGTCCCCGGGGCACCCGGATCGCCGGTGGTGCTCCACGTCCCGCACTCCTCCCGGACGATCCCGGAGCGCGTACGCCACGGCATCGTGCTGGACGACGAGGCGCTCGAGGCCGAACTCGACCACATCACCGACTCCCACACGGCCGAGCTGGCCGCCGGGGCGTCGGCGGCCTGTGCGGTGACACCCTGGCGCTTCGTCAACGGCCTGTCCCGCCTGGTCGTCGACCCCGAGCGCTTCCCCGACGACCGGGAGGAGATGCTGGCCGCCGGCATGGGTGCCGTCTACACCCGCACCACGCACCGGGCGCGGCTCCGCCCGCCCGGCACGGATCCGCAGCCCCTGCTCGACCGCTACTTCCATCCGTACGCCGCGGCGATGACGGCGGCCGTGGACGAACGGATCGCCGCCACGGGGCGCGCGGTCGTCATCGACGTCCACTCCTACCCGTCCGCCGCGCTCCCGTACGAACTGCACGGAACGGGTCCGCGCCCTCCGGTCTGCCTGGGCACCGACGGCTTCCACACCCCGCCCGGGCTCCTGGCCCGGGCGGAGGCGGCGTTCGCCGGCTTCGGCGGCACGGGGCTCGACAGCCCCTTCCCCGGAACGTACGTGCCACTCGAGCACTACGGGACGGACCGCCGGGTCTCCGCGCTGATGATCGAGATCCGGCGCGACCTCTACATGGCCGAGCCGGGCGGCCCGGCCGGGCCGGGGCTCGAGGCACTCGCCTCGGCGCTGGCCGGGCTGGTGGACGGCCTCGCGGACTCCTGA
- a CDS encoding YbaK/EbsC family protein encodes MPEQFASVPEEPAETSGVDAYLRLLSLLDENGARYRVIDHVPEGRTEEVCRHRGHPVSQGAKCLVVMVKTGKRTKRYFLAVVPGDARVDLPGLKALAEGSYVSFASADRAEALSGSASGTILPFSFHPDLELVVDPGLLEHDEIFFNAARLDRSLALNTQDYRDHLHRVGARIQSITATAQAPEAVG; translated from the coding sequence GTGCCCGAACAGTTTGCATCCGTCCCGGAGGAGCCCGCGGAGACCTCCGGCGTCGACGCCTACCTGCGGCTCCTCTCGCTGCTCGACGAGAACGGCGCCCGGTACCGCGTCATCGACCACGTCCCGGAAGGCCGCACCGAGGAGGTCTGCCGCCACCGGGGGCACCCCGTGTCCCAGGGGGCCAAGTGCCTTGTCGTCATGGTCAAGACGGGCAAACGCACCAAGCGGTACTTCCTGGCGGTCGTCCCCGGAGACGCCCGGGTCGACCTGCCGGGCCTGAAGGCCCTCGCGGAAGGCAGCTACGTGTCGTTCGCGTCGGCGGACAGGGCGGAGGCGCTGTCGGGGAGCGCCAGCGGCACCATCCTGCCGTTCAGCTTCCACCCGGACCTCGAACTCGTCGTGGACCCGGGGCTGCTGGAACACGACGAGATCTTCTTCAACGCCGCACGGCTGGACCGGTCCCTGGCGCTGAACACACAGGACTACCGGGATCACCTCCACCGCGTGGGGGCACGGATCCAATCGATCACCGCGACCGCGCAGGCCCCGGAGGCCGTCGGCTGA
- a CDS encoding VOC family protein: MTRTQQQDADSSRHGVDVVQLDHHAVYASDRGLSAEFIATVLGLEVGSPFGPFLPVDLGNGVTLDYYELRDEPVQSQHYAFLVPDAQFDTMIARLRTLEVTYYADPRHTEPGQINRLFGGRGAYFEDPDGHNMEIMTRPYARPR, encoded by the coding sequence ATGACCCGCACACAGCAACAGGACGCGGACAGCAGCCGGCACGGCGTGGACGTCGTCCAGCTGGACCACCACGCCGTGTACGCCAGCGACCGCGGCCTGTCGGCCGAGTTCATCGCCACGGTCCTGGGCCTGGAGGTCGGCTCCCCCTTCGGGCCGTTCCTCCCCGTCGACCTGGGGAACGGCGTGACGCTCGACTACTACGAACTGCGGGACGAGCCCGTGCAGTCGCAGCACTACGCCTTCCTCGTCCCCGACGCGCAGTTCGACACCATGATCGCCCGGCTGCGGACGCTGGAGGTCACCTACTACGCGGACCCCCGGCACACCGAACCCGGGCAGATCAACCGCCTCTTCGGCGGTCGTGGGGCCTACTTCGAGGACCCGGACGGTCACAACATGGAGATCATGACCCGGCCCTACGCCCGGCCCAGGTAG
- a CDS encoding anthrone oxygenase family protein, whose product MRALQTAALLASAVGAALMAGLFCAFAYAVMPGLARGEDRAFVRSMQHINRAILNGWFLLPFLLPLPLLVLATVLAAKGHSPGVLPWIIAALALYAAAFLVTGTQNVPLNDALDKVPLDAGADLLRDARAAFEDRWVRWNTVRAVLHTASLGALLWALHLHGTSAGEAGS is encoded by the coding sequence ATGAGAGCACTGCAGACCGCGGCACTCCTCGCCTCGGCGGTGGGAGCCGCCCTGATGGCCGGGCTGTTCTGCGCCTTCGCGTACGCCGTCATGCCCGGCCTGGCCCGCGGCGAGGACCGTGCCTTCGTCCGGAGCATGCAGCACATCAACAGGGCCATCCTCAACGGCTGGTTCCTCCTCCCCTTCCTGCTGCCCCTGCCGCTGCTCGTGCTGGCGACGGTGCTCGCGGCGAAGGGGCACAGCCCGGGCGTCCTGCCGTGGATCATCGCGGCGCTGGCGCTGTACGCGGCGGCGTTCCTCGTCACGGGCACGCAGAACGTCCCGCTCAACGACGCGCTCGACAAGGTCCCGCTCGACGCGGGCGCCGATCTCCTCCGGGACGCGCGGGCGGCGTTCGAGGACCGCTGGGTCAGGTGGAACACCGTCCGCGCCGTTCTCCACACCGCGTCCCTCGGCGCGCTGCTCTGGGCGCTCCACCTCCATGGAACGTCCGCGGGGGAAGCGGGCTCGTAG
- a CDS encoding sugar ABC transporter ATP-binding protein: MSESVELLRIEGVRKTFPGVVALDSVDFDLRSGEVHVLLGENGAGKSTLIKMLSGAYRPDAGRIFAGGDEVRIHGAQDAEKLGIATIYQEFNLVPDLTVAENIFLGRQPRHFGMIDRRRMEADAEVLLRRVGLHLSPRVRVRELGIARLQMVEIAKALSLDARVLIMDEPTAVLTSEEVDKLFGIVRQLRADGVGVVFITHHLDEIAALGDRVTVLRDGRSIDQVPASTPEAELVQLMVGRSIDQQYPRERPETGAPLLSVRGLTRDGVFHDVSFDVRAGEVVGLAGLVGAGRTEVARAVFGADPYDAGTVDVGGERLGKHDVTAAMGAGIGLVPEDRKGQGLVLDASVQENLGLVTLRSATRSGLVDVKGQRTAAARIAEQLGVRMAGLGQHVRTLSGGNQQKVVIGKWLLADTRVLILDEPTRGIDVGAKVEIYQLINELTASGHAVLMISSDLPEVLGMSDRVLVMAQGRIAGELPAHEATQDAVMALAVSGAPVTAPSTEDDEHTENAEESPRGH; the protein is encoded by the coding sequence GTGAGTGAATCAGTCGAGTTGCTGCGCATCGAAGGCGTACGCAAGACCTTCCCCGGTGTCGTCGCCCTGGACAGCGTCGACTTCGACCTGCGCAGCGGCGAAGTGCACGTCCTGCTCGGTGAGAACGGCGCCGGCAAGAGCACCCTCATCAAGATGCTCTCCGGCGCCTACCGCCCGGACGCCGGCCGGATCTTCGCCGGAGGCGACGAGGTGCGCATCCACGGCGCCCAGGACGCCGAGAAGCTCGGAATCGCCACGATCTACCAGGAGTTCAACCTGGTCCCCGATCTGACGGTCGCCGAGAACATCTTCCTCGGCCGCCAGCCGCGCCACTTCGGCATGATCGACCGCCGACGGATGGAAGCCGACGCCGAGGTGCTCCTGCGCCGTGTCGGCCTGCACCTCTCACCCCGGGTCCGGGTCCGTGAACTGGGCATCGCCCGGCTGCAGATGGTCGAGATCGCGAAGGCGCTCAGCCTGGACGCACGCGTCCTGATCATGGACGAACCGACGGCCGTCCTGACCTCGGAGGAGGTCGACAAGCTCTTCGGGATCGTGCGGCAGCTCCGCGCGGACGGCGTCGGCGTCGTCTTCATCACCCACCACCTCGACGAGATCGCCGCCCTCGGCGACCGCGTCACCGTCCTGCGCGACGGCCGCAGCATCGACCAGGTGCCCGCCTCGACCCCCGAGGCGGAGCTCGTCCAGCTCATGGTGGGACGCAGCATCGACCAGCAGTACCCGCGCGAACGCCCGGAGACCGGGGCGCCGTTGCTCTCCGTCCGGGGGCTCACCCGCGACGGCGTGTTCCACGACGTCAGCTTCGACGTGAGGGCCGGTGAGGTCGTCGGCCTCGCCGGACTCGTCGGAGCGGGCCGTACCGAGGTCGCCCGCGCCGTCTTCGGCGCCGACCCCTACGACGCCGGTACCGTCGACGTGGGCGGCGAGCGCCTCGGCAAGCACGACGTGACTGCCGCCATGGGCGCCGGGATCGGGCTCGTCCCCGAGGACCGCAAGGGCCAGGGCCTCGTCCTCGACGCCTCCGTGCAGGAGAACCTCGGTCTGGTCACCCTCCGCTCGGCGACCCGCTCCGGACTCGTCGACGTCAAGGGGCAGCGCACCGCCGCCGCCCGCATCGCCGAGCAGCTCGGCGTACGGATGGCGGGCCTCGGCCAGCACGTCCGGACCCTGTCCGGCGGCAACCAGCAGAAGGTCGTCATCGGCAAGTGGCTCCTGGCCGACACCAGGGTCCTGATCCTCGACGAGCCCACGCGCGGCATCGACGTCGGAGCCAAGGTCGAGATCTACCAGCTGATCAACGAGCTGACGGCGTCCGGGCACGCCGTCCTGATGATCTCCAGCGACCTCCCCGAGGTCCTCGGCATGAGCGACCGGGTCCTCGTCATGGCCCAGGGCCGCATCGCCGGTGAACTCCCCGCCCACGAAGCCACCCAGGACGCCGTGATGGCACTCGCCGTCAGCGGCGCCCCCGTAACAGCCCCGTCCACCGAGGACGACGAGCACACCGAGAACGCAGAGGAGAGCCCCCGTGGCCACTGA
- a CDS encoding GtrA family protein, whose amino-acid sequence MTAPAHRPTKRTARPLVPAFVRFVVCGGGVGLAASGALVLLGERVPLVLANAVITVVSTVVATELHSRITFRSAHGGWRVHLRSGLTVAVSYAFTTGALLVLHAVQEAPSAVVEQTVYLSASAAAGVGRFALLRLVVFAPSAAPSPSAAASPAPALAGREMAVAA is encoded by the coding sequence GTGACCGCCCCAGCGCACCGTCCGACGAAGCGCACCGCCCGTCCGCTCGTCCCGGCCTTCGTGCGCTTCGTCGTGTGCGGCGGGGGTGTCGGTCTGGCAGCCAGTGGTGCGCTGGTGCTCCTCGGCGAGCGGGTGCCCCTGGTCCTCGCCAACGCCGTGATCACCGTCGTGTCCACGGTGGTCGCCACGGAGCTGCACAGCCGGATCACCTTCCGGAGCGCACACGGGGGCTGGCGGGTCCATCTGCGGTCCGGGCTCACGGTCGCGGTGAGTTACGCGTTCACGACCGGCGCCCTGCTCGTGCTGCACGCCGTGCAGGAGGCGCCGTCCGCGGTGGTCGAGCAGACCGTGTACCTGTCGGCGTCAGCTGCGGCGGGGGTCGGACGGTTCGCGCTGCTGCGGCTGGTGGTCTTCGCCCCGTCCGCCGCACCGTCGCCGTCCGCCGCAGCGTCACCGGCCCCCGCCCTCGCCGGGCGGGAGATGGCCGTCGCGGCCTGA